In Falco cherrug isolate bFalChe1 chromosome 19, bFalChe1.pri, whole genome shotgun sequence, the genomic stretch CACCGGCTGCAGTGGGTGGGAGAGGGTGAGCTGCATCCCCAATCCCACTGTCCGTGGCATCCCTGCAGGATGGCATCACCCCATGCAGCTGCCCACGCTGCTGCCCATGCCGTGGCAGGAGAAGAGACCACCGGCCCCCCCCCATCAATTAAACCAGTGCCAAAGGCTGGCAGATGTGTCCCCCCCCGACCAAATCCCGCATCTCTGCAACCcccccaggctcagccctgTTTCAGAGGCTCAAGCGGgcgaggaggaagaggaggaggaagggccAGAGCAGGCGCTGGAGTTTATGGCATGGGCCGTGGCGGGGCGGCTGCTCCAGGCTCAGGAAACGGCTTTACCAGCGCGGTGGGAGCGCGGAGGCGGCCGGGGCGGTGGGCACCGGGGTCACGGCTCGCTGGCGGTGCAGGGCAGGATCAGCGTCGAGCCGCGGCCGGCAGCAGCGTGCCACGCCGGCTTCCCTGCGGATGCAGCCCCTGGAAATGGCTTCGGCCTGCCGTTCGCTGGTTGGCGTGAGGCACGGAGCTGCCGGTGGCATTCCCAGTGCCATTCCCAGCGCCATTCCCAGTGCCATTCCCAGTGGCGGTGCTGGGGTCCAGGGAAGGATGAGCGGGACagcagctgccccccaccctTGTCCAGCCACCCGGGGTGTgtggaggggagctggggggaaggggggaggcatggctcccagagctggaggTCCTGCAGGGTCCAGGGGGGGATCCCAGTGGATCCCTGGTGAGTCCTGGGTGAAGGTCCCTGGTGAGTCCCGGGGGGATCCTGGTGAGTCCCGAGGCTGGGGTCCCAGTGGGCTCCCGGGGAGGGGCTCCCCAGTGGGTGCTGAGGGGGTTCCCCGATGAGTCTTGGGTGGGGGTCCCAGGTGGTCCCCGTGGGGATCCCCGGTGGATCCCAGATAGGGAACCCCAGTGAGTCTTGGGGGTGTCCCGGTGACTGAGTCCCGGGGTGGGGGGTCTTGCTGGCTCCTGAGGGGGGTCCCAGTGAGTCCTGCGGCCAGAAGTTCCCAGTGAGTCCTGGACCGGGGTCCcgggggtcccagggctgggggtcccggTGAGTCCCTGACGGGGCTCCCGTACAGGATCCCCACTGGGTCCCAGACTGGGGGTCCCGGTGAATGAGTCGAGGGGGGAGACCCCGGTAAGTCGGGGGGTGGTCCCGGGTGGGGTCCTCGGTGcgtcctggggctgggggtcccggTGAGTCCCTGACGGGGCTCCCGGACAGGATCCCCGGTGGGTCCCGGGGGGATCTCGGTGAGCGAGCCCGGGGGGGGTCtcggggggggtcccgggggtaCCGCTCACTCACCGATGGTGGAGATGTAGGTGCTGGTGAAGTTGTCCTCGGCGAAGCGGATGATGAGGCAGGTCTTGCCCACGCCGCTGTCCCCGATCAGCAGCAGCTTGAAGAGGTGGTCGTAGGCCTTGGCCAtggcccccgcccgccgccgggccgctcgcccccgccgccgcccccgggacccggcccggccccggcccccgcccacccccccgAGGCGGGGACTCGCCCcgagcccggccccgccgccatgACGTTACCGTGACGCCACCGGGGGAGCAACCGCCGTCACGGCTCCCGCggcctcctccctcccacaggCGCCTCTCCCGAGCTGGCGGCGGGAGAGCCGACCTTTCCAACATGGCCGCCCCCAGCGCTCTTCCAATATGGCCGCCCCCAGCGCTCTTCCAACATGGCCGCCCCCAGCGGCCGCGCCTCACTTCCGCCCGTGCGGGGAAACCCCTCAGCGGATATAGCGGCTCCTGCTTCCGGCCTGCCCCCTTTTCGGTCGCGGCTGCCTCCACGCCAACATGCCTGTGAGCGCGGCCCCAGGCCtggcccccgcccgccgcccccacgccgggccgggccggggccaCGCACAGCGGCACgggagggggaggctgaggggggggggCCAGGCCCGGTTGTGGGCCCGGCGGTGCCGCGGGGGTGGGCCGTGCCCGCCGCCATCTCCCCGGCGGGGGCCCCAAgatggcggcgggcgggggccgggcgctAACCGGGCTTGTCCCCGCAGCTGGCCAAGGACTTGCTGCACCCTTCCCctgaggaggagaagaggaagcacAAGAAGAAGCGGCTGGTGCAGAGCCCCAACTCCTACTTCATGGACGTCAAGTGCCCGGGTAGGGcggtgggacgggacggggggcggcggggagggcccggcggctgggggggcagcgggcCCCGGGGCCCCTCGGCCCCCCCTGCGAGCTCCCTCCTCGCTTGCAGGTTGCTACAAGATCACTACCGTCTTCAGCCACGCTCAGACCGTCGTTTTGTGCGTGGGCTGCTCCACCgtgctgtgccagcccaccGGGGGCAAGGCGAGGCTGACAGAAGGTGGGGAGCagagcggggagggggcggcttATCGCccggggcggtgggggggggggggggggggggggggctgggggagctgccgTTCTTCTGGGctggaagatttttaaaagctactgaCAGGCGCTTCCAGAATGGGGGTGGTGCTTTTATCTTAAAACAAGGAGAAATGTGCTGAAGTGGGGCTGGTGAGACGAGACCCccggggtgggggctgggggtgggtgggggttgagggggctgcagcctttCTGACCCCTCTCCCTGGCTTTTCTTCCCTCAGGCTGCTCTTTCAGGCGAAAGCAGCATTAAGCACGGGGAGCGCGGATGGAGGTGACTTGCACAGAGCGCACGGCGCGcgagggcaggggctgccgcCGCAGAGCTGCGTCTCCAGGCCCGGCCCGAGCGGGTCTCCACGGAAAGGCCAGCTGCAAATGTGATTTTCATACTGTCCCCGTAGCCCTACCCATCTCGCCGCCAATAAATTTTGgataaaatacatacaaatcCATTGCTTTCAGTGCTCTGGTTCTTCCCTGCAAGAGAAGGGTGGATTGACAGTagttctgaagctttttttcttcttttttttttttatatctccCCCTGGCAGTTAAGTGCTGGGAGATGACACTGGAGACAAACaaaatgcttgcttttattcaggtcagaaaaaacaaaaccacctctgAGCGTGCAGCGTAGGATCTCGCCGCTGTCATGGCGTGTTCTCCACGCGTAGGGACCAAATCCTCTACGATCCAGAGCCCCGTCCCAGTCTGGTTTCACAGTGGGAACCTGCAGGAGGGTGGAAATATCCCACAAGGAAGGAGATCCAGGGAGGCTGCTCTGAATGGCCGAGTATTCCCAGAGAGCTGCCTTCAAGTAGCGCTACTAGAGTCACACCCAGGTTTCCTTCTTTGTCCCCTCAGCCCAAGGGGTGACCGCTCGAGAGAAGCGATCGCTGTCAGATTCActtgtttaaaattttccagAGCTCAGGAATGCGAAAAACAGACGTATTACATGGCCTTAAAActcacaaagggaaaaaaaaaaaacgtttCTGTTGTCCATACATGTTAATTACGGAGCCATAATCCTCCTCTTTCGCTTACTGGGGAACGTAACGGCTGAAACAGCCACGAATCTGCCCTTAACACCCAGTtctggggggagaggggccgTAAAGAccccccagtgccacccctgccctgggctgggacaCCTCCCGCTACAGCGggtgctcagagccccgtcccGCTTGAACTGGAGTGTccccagggacggggcacccaccGGGACGGAGCACCCACcgcctctccgggcagcccctGCCGGGGTCCCACCACCCTCGGCGCAACAAATTCCTTCTTCGCCCCCAGCCTGAATCTCCCCTTTTCAGTTCAAACCGTCCCCCTCGTCCCCCACGCCGGGATAAGGTCCCCCcggagccccctcccctccgggctgagccccccaccccagcctggccgcacagcagaggggctccagccctcgcctgggtccctgcccacccccaggaccccccagcTGGACACTGGGACAGAGGGACAGCACTgggtggctggggcagctggcGGCAGGTggatggtgaggaggaggagggacaggTGGGTGGTCTGCTGGGACCCCCAAACACCCCCTGGGGACCCCTACATGTCCCTGGGACCCCCAAACATCCTTCAGGGATCCCTACATGCCCCTGGGACCCCCAAACATCCCCCAGAGAACTCGGCATCTCCCTGAGacccccaaacacacacaccccagggaccccagcagcccccctgggacccccaaacacaccccagAGAATTAAAAAGCCCCCTCGGACCCTCAAACATGTCCCCCCGGGACCCCAACAGCTCCCTGGGACCCCCAAACACCCCCCCAGGGATGCCCATGTCTCCCTGAGACCCCCAAACACCTCCCCAGGGACCTCAATGGCACCCTGGGACCCCCAAACACCATCCAGGGACCCCAACAGCCCCCTGGGACCCCCAAACACCTGCCACCCATGGTGGAGTAGCAGAAAGAGTGCAAAAAGTGTGGggggggaagaagcagagaggctgCAAAAATGGGGGTTAGAGGGGGGTGAAAAGGGGGGGTAAaactggtgtgtgtgtgaaaagaggggtgcagcccccccccccgtttcCCCACTTGCAATCTTGTGGGACGCAGGGGACAGGAGGACACCCCAGGGCACACTGGAGGACACCCAGACACCctctgggggggcagggggacactctggggggggcatggggacacCATGGGGTATGTGGGGACACTGTCGGGTAtgtggggacagggggacaccactgggggggggcacggggacaCCCTGAGTGGGATATGGGGACACCATAGGGCATGtagggacatggggacacatggggggggggacatggggacaccaTGGGGTatgtggggacatggggacacatggggggggacatggggacaccgTGGGGTatgtggggacatggggacacatgGGGGGGGACACATGGGGACACCGTGGGGTatgtggggacatggggacacatgggggggggacatggggacaccgTGGGGTatgtggggacatggggacacatggggggggggacatggggacaccgTGGGGTatgtggggacatggggacacatgGGGGGGGACACATGGGGACACCGTGGGGTatgtggggacatggggacacatgGGGGGGGACACATGGGGACACCGTGGGGTatgtggggacatggggacaccaTGGGGGGGGGCAAGGGGACACCGTGGGATCATGGCAGTGTGGGGGCCACAGGTGACAGTGACACTGTGGGGACATGAGAATGTAGGAGTCCagggggggacacacagggacaccccGGGGGACACGGGGGAGATGTGTCCCCCCCCCGGACAGCAGGTCCCTGCGAAGAGCGGGGCACACCCCAAAGCACAAACACGGGTGTCACCGCTGGCACCGGCGCACCCCGACACTGGGGACACACCCGGGGCTGTGGCTGGGAACAAGGGGGGGGTGTCACCCACTCATGGGGGGACACTGagacacggggggggggggcacccacTCATGCAGGGACACCGAGGCATGGGGGGGGCGACCCCGAGACACAGGGGGGGACAACCCCACTCACTGGGGGGATGCTGACACGTGGCGGGGGGCCACCCACTTATGAGGACACCAAGGCGGGGGGGGGTCTGTgtcccccccacacacacaccagggaCCCCGAGGCACCGGGAGGTGACAGCACAGCTCCTTTATTGCCCCCCCTCGCGCCAGGGGGGGGGTTACTCGTCGTGgccagggggtgggggggccaCGGCCGCCCCCAGGGTCACCTGGGCCAGGTAGGTGGCATCGAAGCAGCGACGCCGCTCGGGGCCCCCCTGCGAGCAGCAGCGCTGGGGGTCGCGCCAGACGTCCCGTGGGGTGGCACAGAGGGTCTCGATGCCCTGGGACAGCTGGGGACAACCCCGAGGGGGGGGtcagggtggctggggggggggggggcccaaAGCTCCTGGTCCCCCCCATGGCCCCCCCCCAGCACTCAGCTGCTGACCGGCGCAGACCCAAGCGGGGGGTTAGGGTGGCTGGGGGTGTCCCCCAAAGCCCCTgagcccctgccccccgccatgcccccccccatgccccccccccatCACTCACCTGCTGCTCTGCGCAGGCACGTTGCtcctgggggggcagggggcagcacGCGGCCGTCAGGGCCCCCAGCAGCTCCGGGACCGGCCGCCTGCAGGACATGGGGGTCACCACGGGGGGGGCACAGGCGTCTGGGTCCCCTCCAAGGGGGGGTCATAATCacgggggcagggggggtcacAGTGGTGGGGGACAGCCAGATGCTGAGGaagtgtgtggggggggtgtgtcaTAGGGGTGGAGGGACCCAGATGTTggggaaatggggggggggTCACAGTGGTGGGGGGACACAGATGCTGGGTCCCCTgtgaaatgggggggggggggtgtcacagGGTGGGGGGCACTCAGATGCTTGTGCATGTCCCCTCTGTAATGGGGGAGTCCCAGGGGACGGGGAGGGGtcccaggggcaggggggtcccagggacaggggggtcccaggggcaggggggtgctgAGATGGGGCAAGGGGCacgcagggggcggggggggaggggcacaTCCAGACTCCAGGGTCCCTCCCACCCCCCGGTACCGCCCGCGGCCGCTGGGgggcgcccccgccccgcgggtCCGTCCCGGTGGGGGGCGCTGGGGGGTCCCGGGGTGGTCCCGGGGGGGGTCCCACCTCTTGCTGAGCAGGCGGGTGGGCGCGCAGAGGGTGCGGAgcagcgcggggccgggccgggccaggctGACGTTGTGCAGCTCCCGGTCGTAGGCAgggtggggggcggcggcggcgaaGCAGCGGGTCCgggcgcgccccgccccgcgctgGCAGCACCGGTGCTGCCCCGTCTTCACCGCCGCCTCCTCCCGGCAGAACCGCTCCAGCCCCTTCTGCCactgtgtgtgggggggggggggcatcaGCCGGGGCACCCCCCTCTGACACCTGGGCCACCTCCCCAGACACCTGGGCCACCGCCCTGGACTCCTGGGCCACCACCCCAAGCTCCTGGCCCCCCATGGACACCTTCCCCAGACTCCTGGGCCACCTCCCTTGACCAGTGGGTCCCCCCTTGAACCTCTGGGCCACCTCCCCGCACCCCTGGGTCCCCCCATGACCACCTCTCTGGACCCCTGGGTCCCCCCGCGCCATCCCCCTGGACCCCAGGGTCCCCCCCTGGGCCACCTCCCTGGACCCCTGGGTGCCCCCTGGGCCACCTCCCCGGCCCCCCTCACCCCGTGGGTgctcccaccccccagcccccggcacTCACGGCGCTGTGGGCGCAGGCCAGGCTCCCGTTGCGGCAGCACCGGCCGTAGTCGTGCTCCAGCCGCAGGCGCATGCGGACGCGGGGGCCGGAGCGGCCGGAGGGGCCGGGGCGCAGCCCCCGCAACCCGCAGAGGTTGCCCATGTTGGTGGCCGTGGGCTCGCCGGGTGGGAAGGGCGGCTCGGTGATGGCGTCCCACGTGGCAGCGGTGGCCTCGGCGATGGCGGTGGCCTCGGCGGCGTTGTCGGAGCGTTGGGCGAAGCAGCGGCGGCGTGCGGCACCGTGCCGGCGGCAGCAGTGGAACTGCCGCGTCTTCACCCCGAACTCCTCGGTGCAGAACGCGTCCAGCACCTCCGTCCACTGCGGGACAGTGGGGTCAGACCCTCCCCCACCTGCAGGTCACCCCTGTCCCTCACAGGGCACTCAGGTGAGTGAGGTGGCCCAAGGGTCCAGGGAGGTGGCCCAGAGGTATGGGGAGGTGGCCCAGGGGTCCGGGGAGGTGGCCCAGGGGGGACTCAGTAGTCTGGGGAGGTGGCCCAGAGGTTCCAGGGGGACCCAGGGGTCTGGGGAGGTGGCTCAGGGGGCACCCAGGGGTCCAGGGAGGTGGCCCAgggggcacccaggggtgggggaggtggcCCATGGGGGACCCAGAGAGGACCCAGGGGTTCAGGAAGGTGGCTCAGGTGTCCAGGGAGGCGGCCCAGGGGGGACTCAGTGGTCTGGGGAGGTGGCCAAGAGGTTCCAGGGGGACCCAGGGGTCTGGGAGGTGGCCCAGGGGTGCGGGGAGGTGGCCCAGGTGGGCCCTAGGGGTCCGGGCCAGTGGCCCCGGTGTCGCGGACTCACGGCGCGGCGGGCGCAGGGCAGGGGGTCGCTGCGGTGGCAGCAGGTGGCCAGGCGGGGCCGGAGGGCGTCGAGCGCGGCAGCCTGGCGGTGCAGGTGGGCGAAGGCggtggggggcagctgggggggcggggcaggcggcggggggTGGCGGCAGTGGCGGGTGACGGCGGCGGCCACGGGCCAGGCGGGGGGGAAGCCGGTCAGGACGCTGgcccagggtggggggaggtgcGGGGGGGCTGTGGcgcccaccccccccgccgggaggtcagggagcagcagggggtcctgctcctgcagcactgagagaggggggggtgtggggacGTGGGGGAGACACGGGGGGGGTGTCCCCCACCGCCCTGTCACCACGGGACACTTGTCCCTGTACTGGCCACCCCATCCGGCCTCTCTGCCCCCCCCATGCAGTGTGTCCCCCCCCCATTTCTCACTGTCCCCCATCTCACCCCCACCCTGTACCCCCTCCCCCCGATGTCCACGCCCCCTTGTCCCCACCCTTAGCTGTCCCCAAGCCTGGGTGTGCCCCCCACCccgtttccccccacccctgttATCCCCAGCAGTCcttgtccccatgtcccccccatTCatgcacccccccaccccgaggtgtgtcccccatgtccccccatcCCGAggtgcccccccaccccgaggtgtgtcccccatgtccccccaccccgaggtgtcccccccatgtccccccaccccGAGGTGCCCCCCCCCTCACCCTGCTCCATGTCGAGGTACCGCGGGACCAGGCTCTCCTGTTCCACCTGCTGGGGTGGCTCCGCGGCCACCACTGTCACtggtggggggcacagggggtcAGTGGGGGGACCCTCACCCATCCCCCTGCccggaggggggagggaggggcaAGCGGGGGGATCCCTGTCCTGTGGGGGCAGAGCCCCATAATGGGGAGGGGACCCAGGTGTTTGGGGAGGGGACCCAGGTGTCCCAGGAGGGGACCCAGGTGTTTGGGGAGGGGACCCAGGTGTCCCCCTGGGGACCCAGATGtttggggaggggacacaggtgTCCCCCTGGGGACCCAGACATCCGGGGAGGGGACCCAGGCATGTGGGTGGGGACCCGGGTGTCCTGGGTGGGGACCCAGATATCCGGGGAGGGGACCTGGACACGCAGGTGGGGACCCGGGTGTCCCAGTGGGGACCCAGGTGACCCGGGAGGGCACCCAAGTACCCCAGGAGGGGACAGAGGTGATACAAGAGAGGACCCAGGTGCCCCAGTGGGGACGTGGGTGTCCCAGGAGGGGACCCAGGTGTCTTGGGGTACCCAGGTGACCCAAGAGGGGACCCAGGTGCCCAGGGAGGGGACACGGGTGTCCCAATGGGGACTGGGGTGTCCCAGGAGGGAACCCAAGTGTCTTGGGGGGGGACACCCAGGTGCCCAGGGAGGGGACACGGGTGACCCAGGAGGGGACCCAGGTGTCTGGGGAGGACCCAGGTGCCCAAGGAGGGGACACGGGTGTCCCAATGGGGACCTGGGTGTCCCAGGAGGGGACCCGAGTgtctgggaggggacagaggtgACCCAGGAAGGGGACCCAGGTGTctggggggggacgggacaccCAGGTTCCCAAGGAGGGGACACGGGTGTCCTGGGAGGGGACAAAGGTGACCCAGGAGGGTCCCAGGTGCCCAGGGAGGGGACACGGGTGTCCCAATGGGGACCTGGGTGTTCCAGGAGGGGACCCAAGTGCCTGGGGGGGGACACCCAGGCGcccagggaggggacagaggtGTCCTGGGAGAGGACAGAGGTGACCCAGGAGGGACCCAAGTGTCTGGAAGGGACCCAGGTGGCCCAATGGGGACCTGGGTGTCTGGGGGGGAAAGAAGTGacccggggggggggacagAGGTGACTCAGGGAGGGGACCCGggtgtctggggggggggggatgacaCGACACCCAGGTTCCCAAGGAGGGGACCCGAGTGTCTGGGGGGGGACAGGGGTGACCCAGGAGGGACCCAGGTGCCCAGGGAGGGGACCCAGGTatctgggggggtgggggtggggtgtgacCCGGGTGCCACAGGAGGGGTCCCGGGTGTCCCGGGACTCACCGGCCgcagcgaggaggaggaggaggaggaggccgAAGGCCGCCATGgcgctgggtgctgggtgccggGTGccgggctgccgccgccgccgccgccttaTGAAGCGCCGCGTCCCACGGGTGAGTCACGGCCTGACGtcgcgggggggccggggggggggacaccccggcggagggggggggggacaccccGGGGGGCTGCTTCACCTCCCGCACCCCCAAACAGCGCCgtgcccctcccccaccccctatCGCCCCCAGCCTGGCCGGGGGGGGCTCAGGGACACCACCGTGGTCACGCCCCGCCCCAgcgcccccctgcccccccccccgtgccccccccctccccccccgggACCCCTGCGTCACTGCAGGGGGAAGCCGGAGTTTTGCGGTTTTTGCCCCGTTttggggccagccctgcccagtGAGTCACCCCACGCtctggcggggggggggccacgacacgggggggggggggggggccacCCATGATGGACCAcccgcccccaccccaccccccgagGAGAGAGGGGGGGGGCTCAGCTCATGCCCCCCGCGGGAGGGGGTGTCACAGCCTTGGTCACCTCCCTTCACCCCAggacggggggtggggggaagggtccctggggaaggggggtgtccccgtcccccccgtcccccccccagCGCAGCCACATCCTGCTTGGTGCTGAGCCCAAACTTTTGGGCAGGTGCTGGGCGGGGGagcggccccagccccccaccccgatTGCCCAACACCCGGCAGCGGGCGATGGGGACTTGCGCAACCCCCCCGGACCCCCCTcgcccagggcagggggaaaacCCCAGCGGAAAGGCCCCAGCCacgcggcgggggggggcaaGGGGACCCCAAGCGtcgagggcggggggggggggggtcgcaTGTgtcctgcccccctcccccaggtcaccctgccccccccccccccacccctctccctTGGGacacccaggggtgctgggggctgcaccgggctcagctcctgcagtttaatgggtgttgggggggggggacacagagACGGGGGGGGACACACGGGGGTCAGAATCGCTCCTCGGCGTCGGGGACGCGGCTGTCACGCAGCTCCCGCAGCCGCTGCAGCACCCGCCGCAGGTCGCGCTCCCCCAGGCGCCGGTTGTCCCGTGTCCGGACGCTGACGGTGCCGCGATCCCGCTCCCGCCGACCCACCACtgcgggggggggcggagggggctgtgacaccccccaccccgtgtcccccacagcccccccccccccgcctccgtgaccacccacccccccgggGTACCCAGCTGCGGGCAAGCAAAGACCCACGTGTGTCACTGAGCAGcacccggggtggggggggggcaccctggggaggggggcaaggAGGGGATCTCAGGGGGGTGGCAGGAGGTCAAAGGGGGCGCTGGGGGGTCCCAAGAAGGTGCTGGGGGGGCTAAGGGTGATGGcgaggggtgctgggggggggggacagggggacgGGGAGTGTCCCAGGGGGTCccaagggggagggggggtcccaagggggagggggggggggggggggagtccCAGAACAGtcctggggatggaggggatatggggggggggtcccaagaaggtgctggggggggtgtcccaAGGAGGGGGGTCCCAGAAGAGTCTCAGGGGGTCAAAGGGGATGTCGGGGGGTCCAAGagggtcgggggggggggtctcaagggggatgctggggagggggcccATGAGATTCCCAAGGGGGGGGGGTATCCTGGAAGAGTCCCAGGGGGCCGAAGGGGATACTGGGGGGGTCCCAAGGGGGATGTCGGGGGGGTCCCAAGGCGGGGGGTCCCATGGGGGGGTCCCCAGAAGGAGCCCAGGGGAGTCCCAGTGCTCCCACCCAGCTCcagtgggagggagggagggagggtgctgctgactctgcacagctgctcccgggggggtcccggggggtCCATGGGTTGGGCCgcccccccctccagcccccccagcccccctccagcccccccctTACCCAGCTGGAAGTTGTAGTGGGCGAGCTGGGCCCGGCGGATCTTCCTGGCCAGGGTGGCCCCCGTGTCCCTGTCCAGGTCGGCCACCACGCCGCCCCCCCGCAGCACCGCCTGCACCTGCCCCCCCCGGCGTCAGGGGGGCACCGAgagaggggggggggcacccagggatggggagggactcggggcggggggaggggatgCAAGAGGGGACCCGGGGGGGGACACGGTGGGGGGACGACACGTGGAGAGGGGGGGGGCACATCATGGAGCAGGGGGACACATTGTCGGGGGGGGAAGCAtcatgggggggtgggggggacacaTCGTGAGGGGGGGACGCGCGTCGGGGGGGGAGATGTGCATCACGGGGGGGACACGCGTTGGGGACACACACATGCGTCGGGGGGGACACACGCGTCAGTGGGCACATGTCACGGGGGACACGCATTGGGGGGACACATCACAGGGTGGACACACACATGGAGGGGACACACGCGCCTCGGGGGGGGGCACATGtcacgggggggggggacacTCACCTCGCGGGCATAGTCCTCGAGTTCAGGCGCCTGCGGGATGACGATCACCTGCAGCGGGGACAGCCAGAGCGGCCTGGGGGGACATCGGGGGGTCACACGGGGGGGGCGGGTCAAGGCAGGGGTGCCCAGGATGGGGGTGtccccaggagcaggggggTGTCCCCAGACATGGGGGTGTCCCCAGGAGCAcggggggtgtccctggggatTGTGGGGTGCCCCAAGAATGagggggggtccccagggatGAGGGGGGGGTCCCCAAGATGGTGACACCCCGGGAATGGGGGGGGCACTTAGGGGGTGTCCCAGGGATTGGGGGTGCCCCTTTCACAGCCCCAAGGtgagatttttttggggggtgggggtgtcccccaaaacctctgtgtgtgtgtcgtgtcccccccccccccccctcaccacCGGCCGCCACAGCTCTCggccagcacagccaccatCCGCTCGACGGAGCCCAGCACCGCCCTGTGGATCAGCACCGGCCGTGCCGCCCCCCCTGTcgcactgggggggggggggtcggggtCAGGGGGGATGCAGGGGGTCCCTCAACACCCCCCTAGCTCAATCCTGACCCCCCCCAGACCCAATTCTGCCAaggcccagcccagctctgaccctccccagccccatttCTGTTCTACTTTGGCCCAATCCtgctccccccccagccccaatcCTGCCCCCCCCGCTCCAatcctgccccccagccccaatcctgccccccccagccccaatcCTCCCTGTTGGCCCAatcctgcccccccagccccaatcCTCCCT encodes the following:
- the RPS27 gene encoding 40S ribosomal protein S27; translation: MPLAKDLLHPSPEEEKRKHKKKRLVQSPNSYFMDVKCPGCYKITTVFSHAQTVVLCVGCSTVLCQPTGGKARLTEGCSFRRKQH
- the ECM1 gene encoding extracellular matrix protein 1 encodes the protein MAAFGLLLLLLLAAAVTVVAAEPPQQVEQESLVPRYLDMEQVLQEQDPLLLPDLPAGGVGATAPPHLPPPWASVLTGFPPAWPVAAAVTRHCRHPPPPAPPPQLPPTAFAHLHRQAAALDALRPRLATCCHRSDPLPCARRAWTEVLDAFCTEEFGVKTRQFHCCRRHGAARRRCFAQRSDNAAEATAIAEATAATWDAITEPPFPPGEPTATNMGNLCGLRGLRPGPSGRSGPRVRMRLRLEHDYGRCCRNGSLACAHSAWQKGLERFCREEAAVKTGQHRCCQRGAGRARTRCFAAAAPHPAYDRELHNVSLARPGPALLRTLCAPTRLLSKRRPVPELLGALTAACCPLPPQEQRACAEQQLSQGIETLCATPRDVWRDPQRCCSQGGPERRRCFDATYLAQVTLGAAVAPPPPGHDE